The following coding sequences lie in one Cucurbita pepo subsp. pepo cultivar mu-cu-16 chromosome LG13, ASM280686v2, whole genome shotgun sequence genomic window:
- the LOC111808337 gene encoding uncharacterized protein LOC111808337 — MEASPASSEGSSREVQCIGKLEIVRPKPASGFLCGSIPVPTDKEFHAFYSALVPSRQTVTAPRYRVLPTETDLNLPPLPSNSHEKILPIGALQSKDAGDLPWDGGAVASNLTRKCEALAVSGLVEYGDEIDVIAPADILKQIFKMPYSKARLSIVVYRIGQALVLSTGPDVEEGEKLVRRHKNQSKCAEQSLLLNFAMHSVRMEACDCPPTYHATTEKQSKSSVLPGGSTSQVLEQTDGVSPKDLNSCAQYKEVKQDAFFWGSKKGKRSKKHDPVKKVSEVGGKPRCSNQESEKHRSVGDDEFLRVLFWQFYNFRMLIGSDLLLFSNEKYVAVSLHLWDITRQVTPLTWLEAWLDNVMASVPELAICYHENGVVQGYELLKTDDIFLLKGVSDDGTPAFHPYVVQQNGLSVLRFLQENCKQDPGAYWLYKGAGEDGIQLFDLSLIPKNHSSSDFDDSSNSLPSMLYRGRCDSLFSFGTLLYRIAHRLSLSMNPTNKAKCARFFKKCLDFLDEPDHLVVRAFAHEQFARLILNYDEDLDLTLDSPPLGCEVEVVDAEEEESLNFLSSTSETGKNEGSSSLVEEDKLGEGDPHHQNLLSEVSSSITSEAYVSSPRMISLRDQQGIEPPVAAENSQDEESFAVCKVSPTASHVVQTVADPISSKLAAIHHISQAIKSLRWMRQLQSSEPKMDHIGAVHDSLPSSVNISVCACGDVDCIEVCDLREWLPKSKLDHRLWKLVLLLGESYLALGQAYKEDGQLHQSLKVVELACLVYGSMPQELEETRFISSMVGTPLLQNKLNDKDVKLRSFNQDLKEVDLQCDDLSLDHYSSTYLFWAKTWTLVGDVYVEFHSIYGRETSEKAEKNFSTRELKISSEVVKEVNRLKKKLGQFKNCSACSLVNCSCQSDRANSGSSASSSRGESIVYSRKHNKKTHFKTSTAHSVSGDREHDYNCTKIDDGMGSNRRHIEPKRNARIPVGTCNMVDSGTKLSVGNSEEVGNSEVEDNVETCGHVHSSTSQSHVNSKESQKVKTGGIFKYLGGPVFRGSECNLTAALSCYEEARKALGQLPAGSVELQSVMRKKGWVCNELGRWRLERKELKKAEMAFIGAIDAFRAVSDHTNIILINCNLGHGRRALAEEIVSKIEDLKVHGIVQNAYYQALETAELEYTESLRYYGAAKNELSGVAEDSIDVPSNLRTEVHTQLAHTYLRLGMLLARLDINEVHDIETLEDVGSFHTNSNNRGAKKGLKKKHKISANDAIREALSIYESLGDIRKQEAAYAYFQLACYQKNCSLKYLESDGWKKSLSKDDNAILQRVKQYASLAERNWQRALEFYGPKTHPTMYLTILVERSALSLSLSSSLHSNAMLELAFSRMLEGRHVSDTDADSLKTKYSEIHSKFWNHLQILLKKMVGMTLPTSSGKSSASQPHMTPNRSGEASRLRELYKMSLKSNDLRELQKMHTMWTSKLEC; from the exons ATGGAGGCGTCGCCGGCGTCTTCTGAGGGTTCCTCGCGAGAGGTTCAATGCATCGGAAAACTGGAAATAGTGAGGCCAAAACCTGCCAGTGGTTTTCTCTGCGGCTCTATCCCCGTTCCCACTGATAAGGAATTCCATGCCTTCTATTCTGCTCTAGTTCCTTCGCGCCAAAC CGTGACAGCTCCGAGGTATCGAGTGCTTCCGACCGAGACAGATCTCAATTTACCTCCACTTCCTTCAAACTCCCATGAGAAGATTCTCCCGATTGGGGCACTCCAGTCGAAGGACGCCGGAG ATTTACCTTGGGACGGGGGTGCTGTTGCTTCAAATCTTACCAGAAAATGTGAAGCTCTTGCTGTGTCTGGTTTGGTTGAATATGGCGATGAGATAGATGTGATAGCTCCAGCTGACATTCTTAAGCAGATCTTTAAAATGCCTTATTCAAAGGCCCGGTTATCCATTGTTGTTTATCGCATTGGACAAGCGCTTGTTCTGAGTACAGG GCCTGATGTTGAAGAGGGAGAAAAGCTGGTTAGGAGGcataaaaatcaatcaaagtGTGCAGAACAATctttacttttgaattttgctATGCATTCAGTTAGAATGGAGGCTTGTGATTGTCCTCCAACTTATCATGCTACCACAGAGAAGCAATCTAAGTCATCTGTTCTTCCTGGAGGAAGTACGTCTCAGGTCCTGGAGCAGACTGACGGTGTTTCACCAAAGGATTTGAATTCCTGTGCCCAATATAAGGAAGTTAAACAAGATGCCTTCTTTTGGGGAAGTAAGAAGGGTAAAAGAAGTAAGAAGCATGATCCCGTCAAAAAGGTTTCAGAAGTTGGTGGAAAGCCTAGGTGCTCGAATCAAGAGTCTGAAAAGCATAGAAGTGTTGGTGATGATGAATTTCTAAGGGTTCTGTTTTggcaattttataatttccgTATGCTTATTGGTAGTGACCTGCTTCTGTTCAGTAATGAAAAGTATGTTGCTGTGAGTTTGCATTTATGGGATATTACCCGACAG GTCACTCCACTTACTTGGCTTGAAGCTTGGCTTGACAATGTCATGGCAAGTGTTCCTGAATTAGCCATTTGTTATCATGAAAATGGTGTTGTTCAGGGATACGAGCTTCTGAAGACGGATGATATATTCCTATTAAAAGGGGTCTCTGATGACGGTACTCCTGCTTTTCATCCTTATGTGGTACAACAAAATGGCCTTTCTGTCTTGAGATTTCTCCAAGAAAACTGCAAACAAGATCCTGGGGCTTATTGG CTTTATAAAGGTGCAGGTGAAGATGGGATTCAACTTTTTGATCTTTCTCTAATTCCCAAGAACCATTCCTCCAGTGATTTCGATGATAGCTCAAATTCCTTACCCTCGATGCTATATAGAGGGAGATGTGACTCCTTATTTTCATTTGGAACACTCCTCTACCGTATAGCTCACCGTCTCTCACTTTCTATG AATCCAACTAACAAGGCCAAATGTGCGAGGTTTTTTAAGAAGTGTTTGGATTTTCTTGATGAGCCTGATCATTTG GTGGTTCGTGCATTTGCTCATGAACAGTTTGCAAGGCTCATTTTAAACTATGACGAAGATTTAGATTTAACATTAGATTCTCCTCCACTGGGATGTGAAGTTGAAGTTGTGGAcgctgaagaagaagagtcaTTGAACTTTTTAAGCAGTACATCTGAAACGGGTAAGAATGAAGGTTCCTCCTCCCTTGTAGAAGAAGACAAACTTGGGGAAGGTGATCCACATCATCAAAATTTGTTGTCAGAAGTTTCTTCATCAATAACATCAGAAGCCTATGTATCTTCTCCAAGAATGATATCGTTGAGGGATCAACAAGGGATAGAACCACCGGTGGCAGCAGAAAATTCTCAAGATGAGGAAAGCTTTGCTGTCTGTAAAGTTTCTCCAACTGCCTCACATGTAGTTCAGACTGTTGCTGATCCAATATCTTCAAAGTTAGCTGCAATACATCATATTTCTCAAGCTATCAAGTCTCTTAGATGGATGCGCCAGCTACAAAGCTCAGAACCAAAGATGGACCATATTGGTGCAGTGCACGATAGTCTACCTTCTTCTGTTAATATCTCTGTCTGTGCATGTGGTGATGTTGACTGTATTGAAGTCTGTGACCTTCGTGAATGGcttccaaaatcaaaattggaCCATAGATTATGGAAATTGGTTCTTTTGCTTGGAGAGTCTTATTTAGCTCTTGGCCAAGCATATAAGGAGGACGGCCAGCTGCATCAGTCCTTAAAAGTTGTAGAATTGGCATGTCTTGTTTATGGATCTATGCCCCAGGAACTTGAAGAGACTAGATTCATTTCCTCAATGGTTGGCACCCCACTTTTGCAGAATAAATTGAATGATAAAGATGTAAAGTTGAGATCATTTAATCAAGATCTGAAAGAAGTTGATTTGCAATGTGATGACTTATCATTGGATCATTATTCTTCCACTTATCTGTTTTGGGCCAAGACATGGACATTAGTTGGAGATGTATATGTGGAGTTCCATTCTATATACGGTAGAGAAACCTCTGAAAAAGCAGAAAAGAACTTTTCCACAAGAGAATTGAAGATCTCATCTGAAGTTGTGAAAGAAGTTAATAGGCTCAAGAAGAAGCTTGGGCAATTTAAAAACTGCAGTGCTTGCTCCTTGGTAAATTGCAGCTGCCAGAGTGATAGGGCAAACAGTGGAAGCAGTGCTAGCAGTAGTAGGGGGGAATCAATTGTCTACAGCAGAAAACACAATAAAAAGACCCATTTTAAGACTTCGACTGCCCACTCAGTCTCAGGAGACCGTGAACATGATTATAATTGTACAAAGATTGATGATGGAATGGGCTCTAACCGTCGACATATAGAGCCAAAAAGGAATGCTCGAATCCCAGTAGGAACTTGCAATATGGTTGATTCTGGGACAAAACTCTCGGTGGGTAATTCTGAAGAGGTGGGTAATTCTGAGGTGGAGGATAATGTGGAGACTTGCGGTCATGTTCATAGTTCGACCTCTCAATCTCATGTGAATTCTAAGGAATCTCAGAAAGTTAAAACTGGTGGAATATTTAAGTATCTTGGGGGTCCTGTTTTTAGAGGATCAGAATGCAATTTGACTGCAGCCCTGAGTTGCTATGAAGAAGCTAGAAAGGCGTTAGGGCAACTCCCAGCTGGATCCGTTGAACTGCAATCAGTTATGAGAAAAAAGGGTTGGGTTTGCAATGAACTAGGTCGATGGAGACTTGAAAGAAAGGAGCTGAAGAAAGCTGAAATGGCATTTATAGGTGCTATTGATGCATTTAGAGCTGTTTCTGATCATACGAACATCATACTAATTAACTGCAATTTGGGTCATGGGAGGCGAGCGTTAGCTGAGGAGATAGTATCCAAAATTGAAGATCTCAAAGTACATGGAATTGTACAGAATGCATATTATCAAGCATTGGAGACTGCCGAACTTGAATATACTGAATCGCTAAGATATTACGGGGCAGCAAAAAATGAACTGAGTGGTGTTgctgaagattctattgatgTGCCCAGCAACCTGAGGACTGAGGTTCACACACAGCTTGCTCACACGTATCTGAGGCTTGGTATGCTTTTGGCCAGGCTAGATATAAACGAGGTACATGATATTGAAACATTGGAAGATGTTGGGTCATTTCACACAAATTCTAACAATAGAGGAGCTAAGAAGGGATTGAAGAAAAAGCATAAGATTTCAGCAAATGATGCCATTAGGGAGGCACTATCAATATATGAATCTCTGGGTGACATACGTAAACAGGAAGCTGCATATGCTTATTTCCAACTAGCTTGTTATCAAAAGAATTGTTCTTTGAAGTATTTGGAGTCGGATGGCTGGAAAAAGAGCTTGTCTAAAGATGATAACGCCATTCTCCAACGGGTAAAGCAGTATGCTTCCTTGGCTGAGAGGAACTGGCAGAGAGCCTTGGAGTTTTATGGCCCTAAAACACATCCCACGATGTATCTGACCATTTTGGTTGAACGATCAGCTCTTTCATTAAGCCTGTCGAGCTCATTACACTCGAATGCA ATGCTAGAATTGGCATTTTCTCGCATGCTTGAAGGACGACACGTTTCTGATACCGATGCAGATTCTCTAAAAACGAAGTACTCCGAGATACATTCGAAATTTTGGAATCATTTACAAATTCTATTGAAGAAAATGGTGGGAATGACACTTCCAACGAGTTCAGGAAAATCTTCTGCATCTCAACCTCATATGACACCCAACAGATCTGGTGAAGCCTCAAGGCTGAGGGAGCTTTACAAAATGTCTTTGAAGTCCAATGACCTCCGAGAGCTGCAAAAGATGCATACCATGTGGACTTCAAAACTGGAATGTTGA
- the LOC111808942 gene encoding gibberellin-regulated protein 9-like translates to MKASHCSLLLHQNLGISSSEMKPLSVLCTFVLLLLFLQGLSEAFTNVNEGTNTTALNKKHIYSPKINCKYACSRRCMKVRRKKICMRACGSCCSRCHCVPPGTYGNHQACPCYARLRTHGNRLKCP, encoded by the exons atgaAGGCAAGCCATTGCAGTTTACTACTACATCAAAATTTGGGGATATCTTCTTCAGAAATGAAGCCACTCAGTGTTCTTTGCACtttcgttctccttctccttttcttgcag GGTCTTTCAGAGGCTTTCACTAAT GTGAATGAAGGGACCAACACGACAGCTCTCAACAAAAAGCATATCTATTCTCCAAAAATAA ATTGCAAATATGCATGCTCAAGGCGATGCATGAAAGTgaggagaaagaagatatGTATGCGGGCTTGCGGAAGTTGCTGCAGTCGGTGCCACTGCGTCCCGCCCGGCACTTACGGCAACCACCAAGCTTGCCCTTGCTATGCTCGCCTCAGGACCCACGGCAATAGGCTCAAGTGCCCCTAA
- the LOC111808316 gene encoding uncharacterized protein LOC111808316 yields MLGKSLVSPISTVDSVTRLCFSTPCTGTAKSEAVCSNVSFSYQPAKYMIMDVRRQSPYPRKWEIHSTAQVESLVLSDEDKKTWEACRQALSTFSFSDEEQDKMLGKAFGHIHSPYWGEDRKKEVPNIDTVNEILEYLRTLGLSNDDLSKLLKKFPEVLGCNLEQELKTNVQLLEKEWGIQGKSLRNLLLRNPKVLGYNVDCKGDCIAKCTRCWVRF; encoded by the exons ATGCTAGGAAAATCATTGGTATCTCCTATATCAACAGTTGATTCTGTAACTCGTCTCTGCTTTTCTACT CCCTGCACTGGCACCGCCAAATCAGAAGCTGTATGTTCAAATGTGAGTTTCTCCTATCAGCCTGCTAAGTATATGATAATGGATGTGAGGAGACAAAGTCCCTATCCGAGGAAGTGGGAAATCCATTCAACTGCTCAAGTCGAAAGCTTGGTATTAAGTGATGAGGATAAGAAGACATGGGAAGCTTGTCGGCAAGCTCTGTCCACGTTCAGCTTTAGTGATGAGGAGCAAGATAAGATGCTCGGAAAGGCGTTTGGCCACATTCATTCACCCTACTGGGGCGAAGACAGAAAGAAGGAAGTTCCTAATATTGATACCGTAAATGAGATACTGGAATATCTGAGGACACTTGGGCTCTCTAATGACGATCTCTCTAAGCTGCTCAAAAAATTCCCTGAAGTTCTTGGGTGCAATCTTGAGCAGGAGCTGAAAACCAACGTACAATTGTTGGAGAAGGAGTGGGGAATTCAAGGCAAATCACTAAGGAATCTTCTTCTGCGTAATCCCAAGGTATTGGGTTACAATGTTGATTGTAAAGGAGACTGCATTGCAAAATGCACCAGATGCTGGGTTCGATTCTAA
- the LOC111808314 gene encoding uncharacterized protein LOC111808314 encodes MQMAQYRQSGTDRNGPPFHSTNNGVADHVAVGIRSAPYKQARARRSARSDKGRGISIGAIIFVLSLVLVATVLAYYYLLRDTKEISNSNVEDDDFKNDPDFLANVTRTETTKVRFGKGLVVHGRDSRYWDGDDRRRDQDYNEDVVEHRSTTKKATEKGDVPAKVSEGHREPSLEHSQNSLDRKDSGLYNEAGRKELRKYEAEYEASVKTSGQLEKEGNEDDQVSDDDDVENWNDIIDTEDEYGHGSDNQNPAMEEDDDTEREKGDHSDAAGLTEEDSGKSFNVVENGKPHNDDHGKSLNVHDGETKYQQDDENVEATNHSFDEDYTLSSQNSDKVNQSSKHVGVTIGQHTKRSKMDSRKKPKNRKFSGSSCAIKFSNSTAQILEPLESKKFVRFTLQYTKTEEKPSNQEKWMPRFAGHQTLQERETSFYAQDQKINCGFVKGPESFPSTGFDLAEDDSNYISSCHIAVISCIFGNSDHLRSPTGKTVSRFSRKNVCFVMFMDEVTLETLSTEGQTVDRTGFIGVWKIVVVKNLPYTDMRRVGKIPKLLAHRIFPSARYSIWLDSKLRLQYDPLLILEYFLWRKGYEFAISNHYDRHCVWEEVAQNKRLNKYNHTIIDQQFAFYQADGLKRFNASDINKLLPSNVPEGSFIIRAHTPMSNLFSCLWFNEVERFTPRDQLSFSYTYQKLRRMNPGKPFYLNMFKDCERRKIAKLFRHRSDEKRTVRKKAME; translated from the exons ATGCAAATGGCTCAGTACAGGCAGTCGGGGACGGACAGAAATGGACCACCGTTCCATTCCACCAACAATGGCGTTGCCGATCACGTTGCGGTGGGAATTCGTTCTGCGCCGTATAAACAGGCTAGGGCTCGTAGGTCAGCTCGCTCCGATAAAGGCAGAGGGATCTCAATTGGGGCGATTATCTTTGtgctctctcttgttcttgtcgCTACCGTCTTAGCTTATTACTATTTATTGAGAGACACCAAAG AGATTAGTAACTCTAACGTAGAGGATGATGACTTCAAGAACGACCCTGATTTTCTTGCAAATGTTACTCGGACAGAGACAACCAAGGTCAGGTTTGGTAAAGGGTTAGTTGTGCATGGGCGTGATTCGAGGTATTGGGATGGTGATGATAGGAGAAGGGACCAAGATTACAATGAGGATGTGGTGGAACATAGGAGTACTACCAAAAAGGCTACTGAAAAGGGTGACGTTCCAGCAAAAGTAAGTGAGGGCCACAGAGAACCATCCCTTGAACATTCTCAAAACAGTTTAGACAGGAAAGACAGTGGACTATATAATGAAGCTGGCCGAAAGGAGTTGAGGAAGTATGAAGCTGAATACGAGGCTTCAGTAAAGACCTCAGGTCAAttggaaaaagaaggaaatgaagACGACCAGGTATCTGATGACGATGATGTGGAAAACTGGAATGACATTATCGATACCGAAGATGAGTATGGACATGGAAGTGATAATCAAAATCCTGCtatggaagaagatgatgatacAGAACGTGAGAAAGGGGACCATTCTGATGCAGCAGGTTTAACAGAGGAAGATTCCGGGAAATCATTTAATGttgttgaaaatggaaaacccCATAATGATGACCATGGGAAATCCCTCAATGTGCATGATGGAGAAACCAAGTATCAGCAAGATGATGAGAATGTTGAGGCTACCAACCATTCATTTGATGAGGATTATACGTTGAGTTCCCAAAATTCCGATAAGGTTAATCAAAGCTCCAAACATGTTGGTGTCACTATTGGTCAGCATACAAAGAGGTCAAAAATGGATTCGAGAAAGAAGCCAAAGAATCGAAAATTTTCAG GTTCATCATGTGCGATAAAGTTCTCGAACTCTACTGCACAAATTCTTGAACCTttggaaagtaaaaaatttgttagatTCACTTTGCAATACACCAAGACAGAAGAAAAGCCAAGCAATCAAGAAAAATGGATGCCTAGATTTGCAGGGCATCAGACTTTGCAAGAACGAGAGACATCATTTTATGCACAGGATCAAAAGATAAATTGTGGCTTTGTGAAAGGTCCGGAAAGCTTTCCAAGTACAGGTTTTGATCTGGCAGAAGATGATTCGAATTATATCAGTAGCTGCCACATCGCGGTGATCTCCTGCATTTTTGGGAATTCGGACCACCTGAGATCACCTACTGGGAAAACG GTTTCTcgtttttcaagaaaaaatgtCTGCTTTGTTATGTTTATGGATGAAGTTACCTTGGAGACTCTTTCAACAGAAGGTCAAACAGTGGATAGGACGGGTTTTATTGGAGTATGGAAGATTGTTGTGGTAAAAAATTTACCGTACACTGATATGAGAAGAGTTGGgaaaataccaaaattattGGCACATCGAATTTTTCCTTCCGCAAG GTACTCAATCTGGTTGGATAGTAAGTTACGGCTTCAATATGACCCTCTGCTAATCTTGGAATACTTCTTGTGGCGAAAAGGTTATGAATTTGCAATTTCAAATCACTACGACAGACATTGTGTATGGGAAGAGGTGGCTCAGAATAAGAGATTAAACAAGTATAACCATACTATCATAGATCAACAATTTGCCTTTTACCAGGCTGATGGATTGAAGAGGTTTAATGCATCGGACATTAACAAGCTTCTTCCCAGCA ATGTGCCCGAAGGATCTTTCATCATTAGGGCCCACACTCCTATGTCGAATCTGTTCTCTTGTCTATGGTTCAATGAGGTTGAGAGATTTACTCCCCGAGATCAACTTAGTTTTTCATACACATACCAGAAATTAAGAAGGATGAATCCTGGAAAACCTTTTTATCTTAATATGTTCAAG GATtgtgagagaagaaaaatagcaAAATTGTTTCGTCACAGGTCAGACGAGAAGCGAACTGTTCGGAAAAAGGCAATGGAGTAA
- the LOC111808315 gene encoding uncharacterized protein LOC111808315, giving the protein MALLLPHLFPSPSLHHSKSRDSPRAFSSSSSSSVSLAGVHTPQPQLQGSPLASPSSSPGSRSDDPRDHFYVNLGLAVRTLREDLPLIFARDLNYDIYRDDITFSDPLNTFSGIERYKLIFWALRFHGKILFREIGIEVYRIWQPSENVILIRWNLKGVPRVPWEARGEFQGTSRYKVDRNGKIYEHKVDNLAFNFPQPLKPAASVLDLVSACPASPNPTFLWGTQDLHYNSSSWVELYQAVRTSVGGKAYLITQDGFLTCSS; this is encoded by the exons AtggctcttcttcttcctcatctcTTCCCTTCTCCCTCCCTTCATCATTCCAAGTCCAGAGACAGTCCTAGagccttttcttcttcctcttcttcttccgtcTCCCTCGCCGGCGTCCACACCCCTCAGCCTCAGCTCCAGGGCTCTCCTCTCgcctctccttcttcttcccccGGTTCCCGCTCCGATGACCCAAGAGACCACTTCTATGTCAATCTCGGCCTTGCTGTCAGGACTCTTCGCGAGGACCTTCCTCTAATCTTCGCCAGAGACCTCAATTACGACATCTACAG GGACGATATAACCTTCTCTGATCCTCTGAACACGTTCAGTGGGATTGAGAGGTACAAATTGATATTCTGGGCGTTGAGGTTTCATGGCAAAATCCTGTTCCGGGAGATTGGGATTGAGGTGTACAGGATTTGGCAGCCTTCTGAAAACGTGATACTCATCCGGTGGAACTTGAAGGGCGTTCCTAGGGTTCCATGGGAGGCCAGGGGTGAGTTTCAGGGCACTTCCCGGTATAAGGTGGATCGAAACGGCAAAATTTACGAGCACAAAGTGGACAATTTAGCATTTAATTTCCCCCAACCACTCAAACCGGCTGCTTCGGTGTTGGATTTGGTTTCTGCGTGCCCTGCAAGCCCCAATCCGACGTTCTTGTGGGGAACACAGGATTTGCATTACAATAGCTCTTCCTGGGTGGAGCTTTATCAGGCAGTGAGGACAAGTGTGGGTGGAAAAGCCTACTTGATTACACAAGATGGATTTCTTACATGTTCATcatag